The Kluyvera intermedia genome includes the window TTCCATGTATTTACCGATTACTTTTCAGATGATTTCCGTGAGCAGTTCGATCTTTTAGCGAAAGAAAATAATACGCGAATTATCATTTATTTAATCAACTGTGAATCGCTTAAGAAATTGCCAAGTACCAAAAATTGGTCCTATGCAACGTATTTTAGATTTATTATTGCTGATTACTTTACGGGTAAACTTGAAAAAATATTGTATCTTGATGCCGATATTGCTTGTAAAGGTAGCGTTCAGGAATTAATCGATTTGGAATATAACTCCAATGAGATAGCTGCTGTAGTCATTGAAGGCAATGATAAATGGTGGAAACGACGAGCAGAACATTTATCAACGCCAGGTCTTAGCGATGGCTATTTTAATGCGGGTTTTTTGTTAATCAATATTCCTGCATGGGCTGCTGATAATATCTCAGCACGCGCCATTGAACTGCTTAGCGATCCTGAAGTTGCAAATATCATTACTCACCTTGATCAGGATGTCTTAAATATTCTGTTGGTTGGTAAGGTGAGATTTATCGATAAAAAATTCAACACACAGTACAGCTTGAATTACGAACTGAAAGCAGTTTCAACAAACCCAGTTCAGGATTCAACTGTGTTCGTTCACTACATTGGCCCGACCAAACCCTGGCATTCATGGAGCGGCTATCCGGTATCCACGTTCTTCTATCAGGGGAAAGAGGCATCACCATGGAGAACAGTGCCGTTGCTGGAACCCGGTAATGCTTTACAAAGTCGATATGCAGCCAAGCATTTCCTAAAACAAAAGAAAACAATGGAAGCGCTGCGCTGTTGGGCGAAGTATTACTTATATAAAATAAAAGCAATATTAAATTAATTCTTAAAGCATTTATAATAATTATGGTTATTTTCTTGGTGGTTAATAATGAACGCACTTGCGAAGTTCGTTGAGAAAAAATACTCATTTGTATCTAGTACGTTATCCACGAGTGAAGGCCGCAGCTTTCATATCGCATATGGGACGGATGCAAATTATCAAATGGGCGCTGCAATATCTATTGCGTCAATCCTTGAGAATAACAAATCAAAAGCAATAAGTTATCACTTCCATATTTTTACGGACTCTGTTTCAAAAGAGTATGCCGAGAGATTGAAGTCAATTGCTGAGCCTTTCGGCGCTTCAGTTTATCTTTATACCATTGATGACAGTGTTCTTGATAATCTGCCTGCAAGCGTAGTATGGCCTTTATCTATCTATTATAGAATATTGGCCTTTGATTATCTTTATCAGATGAGTGACACCCTTCTTTACCTTGATTCTGATGTTATTTGCAAGAATGATATCAGAGAACTTGAGGATCTCGAACTGGGTGATAACTTTGCAGCAGTTGTACCCGATGTTGAGGCATTGCAGAATAAAAACCAGCAGCGGTTATCTTTTGATTTCCAGAATAAATATTTTAACTCAGGTGTTATTTACGCTAATTTGAAGCAGTGGAATGAAGGCCATTGTTCTGATAAAATATTTTCTCTGATTCAAAGTGAAGGGCAAACTGGTAAATTGAAGTATCCAGACCAGGATGCGTTAAATATAATATTCTTTGGGCAATTGATATATCTCGATAGAAAATATAATGCTATCTATCCCTTGAAGTCAGAGTTTGAGCGTAAAGATAAGAACTATTATAAAAGTTTCATCAAAGATGAAACGGTATTTATTCACTACACAGGTATCACCAAGCCATGGCATGAATGGGCTGAATATGAAGCTTCGATTTATTTTCGTGCAATATATAAGTTAACCCCATGGAAGGATGAAAGTTATTTAAAATCCAAATCGACAGTGGAATATAGAGAAGAATATAAGCATTGTTTATACCAAAAACGCTATATCAAAGCGTTGCGTTCTTTATTCTTTTATCGAAAGAATAAACTTCTAAAATAATTTTCAGTGTAATCATACCGATGCCTATGAATGAGAATTTCCCCGTATTCGTCATCTCACTTAAAAGTGATATTGAGCGTAGAGAGAAGATCGCTAAGCTTTTAGATGATGTAAACATTGATTTCGAGTTTTTCGATGCTATTGATTATCGAAGTGATAAATTTAAGGGTATAAGAAATAGTGCGTCTGCTAATTCTCACGCAAAATACGTAGATATGACCGAACCAGAAATGGCTTGTACGCTAAGTCATCTCGCGGTGTATCAGCAGATTATTGATAGAAATCTTCAGTGGGCTCTGGTACTGGAAGATGATGTTCATTTTGACCGCAGACTGTCTGATGTTGTGCATGCGCTGTCTTTGTCAACGTCCTCTCTGAAGCAGGGATGTTCTTATGTTCTGGGTGGGCAGCAAGGCACTTCAGATTACCAACTCTTTGGTTTAAGCCTACGCCATATCGTAAAAATTGGTGGTATTTGGTTCCGGAAGGTGACGTATAAGAAACATAAAGTCACCCGAACCTGTAGTTATATTGTTGATCAAAGATATTGCCAGCAGGCATTAAAGCTATTTTCCTCTCATGGCTTTTATTTGATTGATGATCGAAAAATTCTTTTTGATAACGACGTGATGGATGATATCTATTTTTGCGATATAGTCACACACCCTCTTGTTAATATCTCAAATTCACACCTTGAATTGAGTAGAGTTAATAAGAATAAAGGAGTGTGCGTAAAGAAAAGAAATGTGATTATAGCTTATATACTTTCGCTTCGTTATAGAATTAGGGTTTTTCTAGGTAGCTTTATTTAATGAAAAGGGCCAGATTAATCATCTGGCCCTTTTTTTTAGTTCTGGGATTTGTTATTCATTAAAGAACACATCAGTACCAGCGTCAGTAACCATGCGAGTGGTATCGGGGTTGAGTATGTCAAAGTATCGCTTAAGCTAAACATCATCATGGCCACGACATAAGTATACATCAATGGGAAGTGTTGCTTATGGATATAAATAATGACAGCAAGCAGAAATAGAATGTTTAAGGTAACGCCTAACCAGCCAGTGGTGGATAACGTATCAATCAATTGATTGTGCAGGTGAACATTAAGATAATGGCGTGCACCAGAGAGATCTTTATTATTAGCGATGATGCTTTTGATCTTCTCGTTACGTTCTTCTAATGGCTGCCCTATAACGTTATTATACGACGACTCAAAACCCGTTTTATACATGGCAAAGCGTGCGCCAACGGATGTTTCTGAGTTATTGGCATTATATTTGATAATGTCCGCTGTTAAATCATTTACCCTTTTTACGATGGGTTTATGCAGTACGGAAGCAGACACGACAGCAAGTGCTAGAAATGCATAAATACACATTTTTTTCTGTTTGCTGCTATACCCCTGTACTTCTTTCCAGAAAATAAATGCAAAGAGAATCGGGTAGGTGATCATTCCTGCTCGTGTTGCTGTGGCAGAAATAGCAATGAAACTGGCAAATCCTATCAATATGAGCAATGGTAACCTGTATTTATTGACCAGTGTTGATACGGTTATCAATGAATATAGGGAAATGAATGTGATAGTGTATGCAGCCGCTGGTGCACCAGGCCCATATGTCAGTGAGAGTATTGCTCTGGTATCATGGAGAATAAAATATTGGTAGCACGAGTAAACTATGTAGACAGCGATAACCAGTAACGAAATCGCCAAATGAGCATAGTTTGTTAGCTTTTTGAACTGCTCTCTTGCCGTTGAAATAACGGGGATGGTAAATGCTGAAAATATCCCAACGAGGCTCCAGTCGCGATAGTTCATGTAAGCGCCGACATATTCAGAATCAGGGGTTTTATATATCCTGAACCACGCAAAATATAATACCGATAAAACAAGAAGACTGATTGCTATATATATAGTATCAGACTTAAGGTACTTGCGTGGTGAAATGAAAATAACCAACAACGCCACTTCCCCGGCGATTCTCAAGGATTTCATTGCAAAATCTTGTTGAAAGGGAAGAAGTAATAATGCGAGGAAACACAATCCTGTAGTGATCGTGTAAAACACATTATCAGCAACTTTTTTGCTCATCATATAATAAAATTCCACAATATATTTAAGTTAAGATATTGATTGATTTAGTATTTTTTTGATAAAAGGCCAGACCTCTTTTGCAGAAAGATCGGTAAGATTGTGAGAAGTGGAGCAACATGCTTCCTGATTCTTCCCATAACCGCCAATCAATCCTGGGTCTGTTGGCCCATACAGCGTCATATTCGGACGATCCAGGGCGGCGGTCAGGTGACTTAGCCCGGTATCGACTGAAATAACAAACTTTGCCCCTGCCAGCATATGCGCCACTTCTTCAAGACTCAGGCGCGGCAGAACCTCCACGTAATCAAACCCTTGTGCCAATCGCTTCGCTCTGGCTTCTTCATGAGGCGCGCCCCATGGCAATTTGATGCGTAGCCCTTCCTCTTTCAGCAGCCCAATCAATTCGCGCCAATGCACTTCTGGCCAATGCTTGTCATCACGCGTTGTCGCATGTAAGAAGACGCAGTAAGGCATTCCGTCTGACGTGAGAGAGCGCTGGAAATGCTGCGCAATTGCATAGTCACCCTGAGATTCCGGTTTCGCATACCCCAGACTTTTAGCGAACAGTTCGCGCGTGCGTTCGACGGCATGCTGTTGCCTGGCGATATGGTGACGACGGTTGTAAAACAGGCTTGCTAGTGGCTCACGCGCCGTCTGCCAGTCCATCCCATGCTTGATGCCGTGCGCTAGACGGGTGACCAGCGCGGCACTTTTCACCAGACCCTGAGCATCGATGATGACGTCATAATTTTCCGCCTGCACCGCATCACGAAACGCTTTTCGCTCAACCTTAATGGGGGCGGAAAACCACGCTTTACGCCAGCGACGAATCGCTACAGGGATGACGCGATCCACGGCTTCATGCCAGGAAGGAATTTGCGCGAAGCCTTCTTCAACGACCCAATCAAAACGGATGCCTGGAATGGCCCGCATCGCGTCAGTTAACGCTGGCAGCGTGTGCAAGACATCACCCATTGAAGAGGTTTTAACAATCAGAACCCGCATGCGTCAGTCTTCCTCGCCTGACAGCAGAGCATTGAGCTCTTCCAGCACGCGGGCTGGAGTGATGTCGATAAGGCTTTGATGATAGCCCTGCGCTGAATCGCCTTTACGCACCTTGAGGTAGCCGGTAATCAGACGAATCACGCGGGCCTTGTTTGACAGCGGCGGAGTAAAGTCCGGGCTGCTTGGGCCATATAGCGCCACCAGTGGACGGTTGAGCGCTGCGGCGACGTGCATAAGACCGGAGTCGTTGGTCACCACGGCTTTACACGCGGCAAGCAAGATAACTGCCTGTTCCAGCTGGGTTTCCCCGGCCAGATTACGGCACCAGACTTTTTGTTCGTCACTGAGCGAGGCGATAATTTCATTGCCCGCGTCGTTATCTTTGGCTGAGCCGAAAAGCACAATCTGATGACCTTCGTCGATCAACTGCTTTGCAAGCGTCGCGTAGTGATAATGCGGCCAGCGTTTTGCCGGGCCGAATTCAGCGCCAGGGCAAAAGCCAATCATCGGGCGGTCGCTTGAGAGCGAGAAGGCGTTGCAGGTCAGTGATTTCTCACCTTCATGGACCTGTAGCTGAGGCCATAGCAGCGGCTGTGGCAGATCTTTGGCGCAACGCATGACACCTTTATCGTAGGCCAGCGCCACGTAGCGCTCGACCATCAGCGGCCACGCGTCTTTGTCCAGCACGCGCGCATCGTTAAGCAGGCCATAACGCATTTCACCGCGCCAGCCGGTACGCAGCGGAATGCCCGCGAAGAACGGCACCAGTGCTGATTTAAAAGAGTTTGGCAGGACATAGGCGCGATCATAGCGCCGCTCGCGCAGGCTATGACCAAGCTTGCGCCGTTCGCCAACTTCCAGCGCACCATGCCCAAGCGGCATGGCGATAGCTTCGTTGACTTCCGGCATTCGCGACAACAACGGACGGCACCACGCGGGTGCCATCACGTCGATTATCGCCTGGGGATAGCGCGCCTTGAGCGTGCGATAGAGACTTTGCGACATCATCATGTCGCCCACCCATGACGGGCCGACCACCAGTATTTTCATGCTGACTTCTTACGCTTCGCGGTTCAACCAGGCCATATATTCCGTTACGCCTTCGGCGACGGTCTTGAACGGCTTATCGTAGCCAGCGGCACGCAGGTTGGTCAGATCGGCCTGCGTAAATGCCTGATAGCGGCCTTTCAGTTTATCCGGGAATGGAATGTACTCAATGCTGCCTTTTTTGTGGAACGCCAGGGTTGCATCAGCCACCGCCTGGAAGGACTCAGCACGGCCGGTACCGAGGTTGAAGATACCGGAGACACCGTTTTCCCAGAACCACAGGTTCACGGCTGCTACATCGCCCACATAGACGAAATCACGCTTGAAGCTGTCGCTGCCCTCAAACAGTTTCGGGCTTTCGCCGTTGTTTAACTGGGTGTTCAGGTGGAAGGCCACGCTCGCCATGCTGCCTTTGTGGCCTTCACGCGGGCCATAGACGTTGAAGTAGCGGAAACCAACGATAGGGGAATCCACTTCCGGCATAATACGGCGGACATATTCGTCGAACAGGAATTTAGAGTAACCGTAGACGTTCAGCGGTTTTTCAAACTCGCGGGACTCGATAAAGTCGCTCGTGCGGCCGCCGTAGGTTGCGGCAGAAGAGGCGTACAGGAACGGAATTTCACGCTCCAGGCAGTAATGCAGCAGCTCTTTGGAGTACTGATAGTTGTTATCCATCACATACTTACCGTCCCACTCGGTGGTGGAGGAGCAAGCACCTTCGTGGAAGACCGCTTCAATCTCACCGAACTCTTCACCGGCCATAATCTGGATCAGAAAATCTTCTTTATCCATGTAATCGGAGATGTCCAGATCGACCAGGTTCACGAACTTGGTGCCGTCTTTCAGGTTATCCACCACCAGAATGTCGGTGATGCC containing:
- a CDS encoding glycosyltransferase family 25 protein, with translation MNENFPVFVISLKSDIERREKIAKLLDDVNIDFEFFDAIDYRSDKFKGIRNSASANSHAKYVDMTEPEMACTLSHLAVYQQIIDRNLQWALVLEDDVHFDRRLSDVVHALSLSTSSLKQGCSYVLGGQQGTSDYQLFGLSLRHIVKIGGIWFRKVTYKKHKVTRTCSYIVDQRYCQQALKLFSSHGFYLIDDRKILFDNDVMDDIYFCDIVTHPLVNISNSHLELSRVNKNKGVCVKKRNVIIAYILSLRYRIRVFLGSFI
- the waaO gene encoding lipopolysaccharide 3-alpha-galactosyltransferase codes for the protein MYLDNKEFILSEIDCNYASAGEEQTFNICYGLDKNFLFGCGISIASILLTNPQAKFTFHVFTDYFSDDFREQFDLLAKENNTRIIIYLINCESLKKLPSTKNWSYATYFRFIIADYFTGKLEKILYLDADIACKGSVQELIDLEYNSNEIAAVVIEGNDKWWKRRAEHLSTPGLSDGYFNAGFLLINIPAWAADNISARAIELLSDPEVANIITHLDQDVLNILLVGKVRFIDKKFNTQYSLNYELKAVSTNPVQDSTVFVHYIGPTKPWHSWSGYPVSTFFYQGKEASPWRTVPLLEPGNALQSRYAAKHFLKQKKTMEALRCWAKYYLYKIKAILN
- the rfaD gene encoding ADP-glyceromanno-heptose 6-epimerase, coding for MIIVTGGAGFIGSNIVKALNDKGITDILVVDNLKDGTKFVNLVDLDISDYMDKEDFLIQIMAGEEFGEIEAVFHEGACSSTTEWDGKYVMDNNYQYSKELLHYCLEREIPFLYASSAATYGGRTSDFIESREFEKPLNVYGYSKFLFDEYVRRIMPEVDSPIVGFRYFNVYGPREGHKGSMASVAFHLNTQLNNGESPKLFEGSDSFKRDFVYVGDVAAVNLWFWENGVSGIFNLGTGRAESFQAVADATLAFHKKGSIEYIPFPDKLKGRYQAFTQADLTNLRAAGYDKPFKTVAEGVTEYMAWLNREA
- the rfaC gene encoding lipopolysaccharide heptosyltransferase RfaC, which codes for MRVLIVKTSSMGDVLHTLPALTDAMRAIPGIRFDWVVEEGFAQIPSWHEAVDRVIPVAIRRWRKAWFSAPIKVERKAFRDAVQAENYDVIIDAQGLVKSAALVTRLAHGIKHGMDWQTAREPLASLFYNRRHHIARQQHAVERTRELFAKSLGYAKPESQGDYAIAQHFQRSLTSDGMPYCVFLHATTRDDKHWPEVHWRELIGLLKEEGLRIKLPWGAPHEEARAKRLAQGFDYVEVLPRLSLEEVAHMLAGAKFVISVDTGLSHLTAALDRPNMTLYGPTDPGLIGGYGKNQEACCSTSHNLTDLSAKEVWPFIKKILNQSIS
- the rfaF gene encoding ADP-heptose--LPS heptosyltransferase RfaF — protein: MKILVVGPSWVGDMMMSQSLYRTLKARYPQAIIDVMAPAWCRPLLSRMPEVNEAIAMPLGHGALEVGERRKLGHSLRERRYDRAYVLPNSFKSALVPFFAGIPLRTGWRGEMRYGLLNDARVLDKDAWPLMVERYVALAYDKGVMRCAKDLPQPLLWPQLQVHEGEKSLTCNAFSLSSDRPMIGFCPGAEFGPAKRWPHYHYATLAKQLIDEGHQIVLFGSAKDNDAGNEIIASLSDEQKVWCRNLAGETQLEQAVILLAACKAVVTNDSGLMHVAAALNRPLVALYGPSSPDFTPPLSNKARVIRLITGYLKVRKGDSAQGYHQSLIDITPARVLEELNALLSGEED
- a CDS encoding glycosyltransferase family 8 protein encodes the protein MNALAKFVEKKYSFVSSTLSTSEGRSFHIAYGTDANYQMGAAISIASILENNKSKAISYHFHIFTDSVSKEYAERLKSIAEPFGASVYLYTIDDSVLDNLPASVVWPLSIYYRILAFDYLYQMSDTLLYLDSDVICKNDIRELEDLELGDNFAAVVPDVEALQNKNQQRLSFDFQNKYFNSGVIYANLKQWNEGHCSDKIFSLIQSEGQTGKLKYPDQDALNIIFFGQLIYLDRKYNAIYPLKSEFERKDKNYYKSFIKDETVFIHYTGITKPWHEWAEYEASIYFRAIYKLTPWKDESYLKSKSTVEYREEYKHCLYQKRYIKALRSLFFYRKNKLLK
- a CDS encoding O-antigen ligase family protein, whose translation is MMSKKVADNVFYTITTGLCFLALLLLPFQQDFAMKSLRIAGEVALLVIFISPRKYLKSDTIYIAISLLVLSVLYFAWFRIYKTPDSEYVGAYMNYRDWSLVGIFSAFTIPVISTAREQFKKLTNYAHLAISLLVIAVYIVYSCYQYFILHDTRAILSLTYGPGAPAAAYTITFISLYSLITVSTLVNKYRLPLLILIGFASFIAISATATRAGMITYPILFAFIFWKEVQGYSSKQKKMCIYAFLALAVVSASVLHKPIVKRVNDLTADIIKYNANNSETSVGARFAMYKTGFESSYNNVIGQPLEERNEKIKSIIANNKDLSGARHYLNVHLHNQLIDTLSTTGWLGVTLNILFLLAVIIYIHKQHFPLMYTYVVAMMMFSLSDTLTYSTPIPLAWLLTLVLMCSLMNNKSQN